A genome region from Eurosta solidaginis isolate ZX-2024a chromosome 2, ASM4086904v1, whole genome shotgun sequence includes the following:
- the PRL-1 gene encoding uncharacterized protein PRL-1 isoform X1, producing the protein MLKKKNEKSFKHLLNSLQKKLKKKTYEITFTKTTNSSVCCRFIYNNATTHTSSASRNSSVSFYKNKRFSLKNKHRNDYENLYNSNAVYNNANDNDNDLLMAADTNANVSNDECDNDYENNAACRYQQNPEACVAVHCVAGLGRAPVLVALALIELGLKYEAAVEMIRDKRRGAINAKQLSFLERYKPKARLKHKNGHKNSCCVQ; encoded by the exons atgttaaaaaaaaaaaatgaaaaatcgtTCAAACACCTTTTGAAttcactacaaaaaaaattaaaaaaaaaaacctacgaAATTACGTTCACAAAAACAACAAACTCGTCTGTCTGTTGTAGGTTTATCTATAATAATGCAACAACTCACACTTCAAGTGCTTCTAGAAATTCATCGGtttcattttataaaaataaacggTTTTCACTTAAAAACAAACATAGAAATGATTAtgaaaatttatataattcaaatgCTGTGTACAACAATGCAAATGACAATGATAATGATTTGTTGATGGCAGCTGATACGAATGCAAATGTCAGTAATGATGAATGCGATAATGATTATGAAAACAATGCCGCGTGTAG GTATCAACAAAATCCCGAAGCTTGCGTTGCTGTACACTGCGTCGCTGGTTTGGGTCGTGCTCCAGTTTTGGTAGCATTGGCGCTAATTGAATTGGGACTCAAGTATGAGGCAGCTGTTGAGATGATAAGAGA TAAACGACGAGGCGCCATCAATGCCAAACAGCTGTCATTCTTGGAACGGTATAAGCCAAAGGCAAGGCTAAAGCACAAAAATGGCCACAAGAATTCATGTTGCGTGCAATAG